From the Streptomyces pluripotens genome, one window contains:
- a CDS encoding serine/threonine-protein kinase: protein MGTEGADFRVIAGRYRLETRIGRGGMGVVWRARDQALGRRVAVKELLPDDSLPEDDARRRRDRTFREARAVAQLRHPHVIGVYDVVEQDGRPYLIMELVDGGSLADRITRQGPVDAAEAARIGIALLSALGAAHEAGVLHRDIKPANVLIESDTGRVVLTDFGIAQVAGATTLTETGSFVGSPEYTAPERMSGLRTGPESDLWSLGALLCTALSGESPFRRDSLGGILHAVVTDEIRPPAQAEPLLPVIRGLLERDPDRRLDRADAERMLRTFLETGRTPAAPSSPGPPGSHGGGRIPRLGGGNRAPRPGAFGSRAPKSGGTEARTQRPSGPDSRSSGDAASYTPTRPDVPHGGPAPASAPQPPAERPRPSSRGVLVAALLVAALAGAGASAAVLLMHRGADGGGGTPGGTATSPATHTGAGTSPAPTVTGTSPTPTATGPEAGAPTAAESRTAPSGYRTVRDPAGFSLAVPRDFTRSWQGERVFYLSAGSTFRLGIKVTGPQPGGPEAVMNRSAADGPSTNPGYHDGRVTRTVHHGHPAALWEFTWDGFSVAEGPRHTYDLCWEEAGRMYDVWVSAPVGKVREAREYFDVAVDTFAATGG, encoded by the coding sequence ATGGGGACCGAGGGCGCCGACTTCCGGGTGATCGCGGGCCGCTACCGCTTGGAGACACGCATCGGGCGCGGCGGCATGGGCGTCGTGTGGCGGGCGCGCGATCAGGCGCTGGGTCGCCGGGTGGCGGTCAAGGAACTCCTCCCGGACGACTCGCTGCCGGAGGACGACGCACGTCGTCGCCGCGACCGCACCTTCCGCGAAGCCCGCGCGGTCGCCCAGTTGCGGCACCCGCACGTCATCGGCGTGTACGACGTCGTGGAGCAGGACGGACGTCCCTACCTCATCATGGAATTGGTGGACGGTGGTTCGCTCGCCGACCGGATCACCCGGCAGGGCCCGGTCGATGCGGCAGAGGCGGCGCGGATCGGCATTGCCCTGCTGAGCGCGCTCGGCGCCGCGCACGAGGCGGGGGTGCTGCACCGCGACATCAAGCCCGCGAACGTCCTGATCGAGTCCGATACCGGCCGGGTGGTGCTCACTGACTTCGGCATCGCGCAGGTCGCCGGAGCCACCACGCTCACCGAGACTGGGTCCTTCGTCGGCTCACCTGAGTACACCGCGCCGGAGCGGATGTCGGGGTTGCGCACCGGACCGGAGTCCGACCTGTGGTCGCTGGGCGCTCTGCTGTGCACGGCCCTCAGCGGAGAGTCGCCCTTCCGGCGCGACTCGCTCGGCGGCATCCTGCACGCCGTCGTCACCGACGAGATCCGCCCCCCCGCGCAGGCGGAGCCGTTGCTGCCGGTGATCCGGGGACTGCTGGAACGCGATCCCGACCGGCGGCTGGACCGGGCGGACGCCGAACGGATGCTGCGGACGTTCCTGGAGACGGGGCGGACACCGGCCGCACCCAGCAGCCCGGGCCCGCCCGGCAGCCACGGTGGCGGGCGGATCCCCAGACTCGGCGGCGGCAACCGCGCGCCGAGACCAGGGGCCTTCGGCAGCCGGGCACCGAAGTCCGGCGGCACCGAGGCCCGTACGCAACGGCCCAGTGGTCCGGACAGCCGTTCATCCGGGGACGCGGCGTCGTACACGCCGACCCGGCCCGACGTTCCACACGGTGGTCCGGCCCCAGCCTCGGCCCCGCAGCCGCCTGCCGAGCGGCCCCGGCCGTCCTCGCGCGGAGTGCTGGTGGCGGCCCTGCTCGTCGCCGCGCTGGCCGGAGCCGGCGCGTCGGCCGCGGTACTACTGATGCACCGGGGAGCGGACGGGGGCGGCGGTACCCCGGGCGGCACGGCTACCAGCCCAGCGACCCACACCGGCGCCGGCACGAGCCCGGCTCCGACGGTCACCGGCACCTCCCCGACACCCACTGCAACAGGCCCGGAGGCGGGCGCCCCGACCGCTGCCGAGTCGCGCACGGCGCCGTCCGGATACCGCACCGTCCGGGACCCGGCGGGCTTCTCCCTCGCCGTGCCGCGCGACTTCACCCGCAGTTGGCAGGGCGAGCGGGTCTTCTATCTCTCGGCCGGGTCCACCTTCCGTCTCGGCATCAAGGTAACCGGGCCCCAACCGGGCGGCCCGGAGGCGGTGATGAACCGGTCCGCCGCCGACGGTCCGTCCACTAACCCGGGGTACCACGACGGCCGGGTCACCCGCACCGTGCACCACGGACACCCCGCCGCACTGTGGGAGTTCACCTGGGACGGCTTCAGCGTCGCCGAAGGCCCGCGGCACACCTACGACCTGTGCTGGGAGGAGGCCGGGCGGATGTACGACGTGTGGGTGTCGGCGCCGGTGGGCAAGGTGCGGGAGGCCCGGGAGTACTTCGACGTGGCGGTCGACACCTTCGCGGCCACGGGCGGGTGA
- a CDS encoding protein kinase domain-containing protein, producing MQGLLIAGRYRLADSIGSGGMGRVWRAHDEVLHRTVAIKELTAALYVSESDRAVLLARTRAEARAAARINHSAVVTVHDVLEHDGRPWIVMELVEGNSLADAVKEQGRIEPREAARIGLWVLRALRAAHTAGVLHRDIKPGNVLLGRDGRVLLTDFGIAQIDGDTTITRTGEVVGSVDYLAPERVRGHDPGPSSDLWALGATLYTAVEGRSPFRRTSPLGTMQAVVEEEADEPCHAGPLGPVIAALLRKEPDRRPDAQETEQLLSEVAEGRTPHAPRAFVPAQGSGGHAGGVQEGGSPGPGTVASGYGSGPTVPGLGPGAVAHATRSATGSTAVEPTPAGSATGAAVNAAARRSRAAGRPRRRLRTLALVVAVAAVLGGGAAVAFQQWRGGSPNARADHTTTPASEPSASASGNPSPASLVPAGWQTHHDPLGFSLSLPEGWTRKVYSDEGDLKQIDYTPDGGVHFVRISIDSSPDFVDATSHQKDLEQQLRRLVGYAKVRLEGNIYRDRKGSLWEYTWTALKKDPPHVAGPRHAIEETYFSRQGTEYAIYMSTPAEDWAKTSQQFKWVLRSWQEPNSG from the coding sequence ATGCAGGGCCTGCTCATAGCGGGCCGCTACCGGCTTGCCGATTCGATCGGCAGCGGCGGCATGGGCCGGGTGTGGCGCGCCCACGACGAGGTGCTGCACCGGACGGTCGCCATCAAGGAGTTGACCGCAGCGCTCTACGTGTCCGAGAGCGACCGGGCCGTGTTGCTGGCTCGCACCCGGGCCGAGGCGCGGGCCGCCGCCCGCATCAACCACTCCGCCGTCGTCACCGTGCACGACGTCCTGGAGCACGACGGGCGCCCCTGGATCGTCATGGAGTTGGTCGAGGGCAACTCGCTGGCCGACGCGGTCAAGGAACAGGGGCGGATAGAACCCAGGGAAGCCGCGCGCATCGGACTCTGGGTGCTGCGGGCGCTGCGCGCCGCGCACACCGCCGGCGTACTGCACCGGGACATCAAGCCGGGAAACGTCCTGCTCGGCAGGGACGGCCGGGTTCTGCTCACCGACTTCGGCATCGCCCAGATCGACGGCGACACCACCATCACCCGAACCGGAGAGGTGGTCGGCTCGGTCGACTACCTCGCGCCCGAGCGGGTGCGTGGTCATGACCCCGGCCCGTCCTCCGACCTGTGGGCGCTCGGCGCGACGCTGTACACGGCCGTCGAGGGCCGCTCGCCGTTCCGCCGCACCTCACCGCTGGGCACCATGCAGGCGGTTGTCGAGGAGGAAGCCGACGAGCCGTGCCACGCCGGCCCACTCGGACCGGTCATCGCCGCCCTGCTGCGCAAGGAACCGGACCGGCGGCCGGACGCGCAGGAGACCGAGCAGTTGCTCTCCGAGGTGGCGGAGGGGCGCACTCCACATGCACCCCGGGCGTTCGTCCCGGCGCAAGGCTCGGGCGGGCACGCGGGAGGGGTGCAGGAGGGGGGCTCGCCCGGACCCGGGACGGTCGCCTCCGGCTACGGTTCCGGGCCGACCGTACCGGGCCTCGGCCCCGGTGCGGTGGCGCACGCGACCCGTTCTGCAACGGGGTCGACGGCCGTGGAGCCGACGCCGGCCGGTTCGGCGACGGGCGCTGCGGTGAATGCCGCAGCACGCAGGAGCAGAGCGGCAGGTCGACCGCGGCGCCGGTTGCGTACGCTCGCCCTCGTCGTCGCCGTCGCGGCCGTGCTGGGCGGTGGCGCTGCGGTGGCCTTCCAGCAGTGGAGGGGCGGGAGCCCGAACGCCCGGGCGGACCACACCACGACCCCTGCCTCCGAACCCTCGGCAAGCGCCAGCGGCAACCCGAGCCCGGCAAGCCTGGTCCCGGCCGGCTGGCAGACCCACCACGACCCGCTCGGCTTCAGCCTCTCCCTGCCCGAGGGCTGGACGCGCAAGGTGTACAGCGACGAGGGTGACCTCAAGCAGATCGACTACACACCCGACGGGGGCGTGCACTTCGTGCGCATCTCCATCGACAGTTCACCCGACTTCGTCGACGCCACCTCCCACCAGAAGGACCTCGAACAGCAGCTCCGGCGGCTGGTCGGCTACGCCAAAGTGAGGCTGGAGGGGAACATCTACCGCGACCGCAAGGGGTCGCTGTGGGAGTACACCTGGACCGCACTGAAGAAGGACCCGCCCCACGTGGCCGGCCCCCGGCACGCCATCGAGGAAACCTACTTCTCGCGTCAGGGCACCGAATACGCGATCTACATGTCGACGCCCGCCGAGGACTGGGCGAAGACCAGCCAGCAGTTCAAGTGGGTGCTGCGGAGCTGGCAGGAGCCGAACTCGGGCTGA
- a CDS encoding serine/threonine-protein kinase has translation MSEAERAGTSRQETRQDNSERRLLAGRYRLGGVLGRGGMGTVWRAEDETLGRTVAVKELRFPSNIDDEEKRRLITRTLREAKAIARIRNNSAVTVFDVVDEDDRPWIVMELVEGKSLAEAIREDGLLKPRRAAEVGLAILDVLRSAHREGILHRDVKPSNVLIAEDGRVVLTDFGIAQVEGDPSITSTGMLVGAPSYISPERARGHKPGPAADLWSLGGLLYAAVEGAPPYDKGSAIATLTAVMTEPLEEPKHAGPLKDVIYGLLTKDPTKRLDDAGARAMLNAVVHAPEPEPQDATRVVPLPALPDAAEGRTAEQTAQKRGGEPRPVRPAAGAATSSVRTQGGAGTTAAGAAGPADDGARPAPTSGRPGAGSATRPVGPASGSVAAPDPGPSKASSGWPVVPPPELDLPPRPAPRAPLTDVVSKRTLAIVSVVVVLAVLGAVLVIVLGGGKGTSGKSGRNGGAGAAASAGASTKRDESTPGAGSGAQADGAGSTSASTGSASDAAMDVSASGSADASSTPGSKGSGGAPVVSTRQGSQGYSIGLPEGWKYQATDGGGDRYTGPAGQKLLIGWTSTPKDDPVADWQNQERGMVRAQYKKVRIEKVDYRGWNTADWEFTYVDGGTKYRTIDRGFVVGGRYGYALMYTAKAANWDTALRKDSWKTLQTSFEPKS, from the coding sequence ATGTCGGAGGCGGAGCGGGCGGGGACATCCCGTCAGGAGACTCGTCAGGACAACAGCGAGCGGCGCCTCCTCGCCGGGCGGTACCGGCTGGGAGGTGTGCTGGGCCGCGGCGGTATGGGGACGGTCTGGCGGGCCGAGGACGAGACGCTGGGCCGGACGGTCGCCGTCAAGGAGCTGCGGTTCCCGTCGAACATCGACGACGAGGAGAAGCGGCGCCTGATCACACGCACCCTGCGTGAGGCCAAGGCGATCGCCCGGATCCGCAACAACAGCGCGGTGACGGTCTTCGACGTGGTCGACGAGGACGACCGGCCCTGGATCGTCATGGAGTTGGTGGAGGGGAAGTCGCTCGCCGAGGCGATCCGCGAGGACGGCCTGCTGAAGCCCAGGCGCGCCGCCGAAGTGGGACTCGCCATTCTCGACGTGCTGCGCTCCGCGCACCGCGAGGGCATCCTGCACCGGGACGTGAAGCCGTCCAACGTGCTCATCGCAGAGGACGGCCGGGTCGTGCTCACCGACTTCGGCATCGCGCAGGTCGAGGGCGACCCGTCCATCACCTCGACCGGCATGCTCGTCGGTGCTCCCTCCTACATCTCCCCCGAACGCGCCCGCGGCCACAAGCCCGGTCCGGCGGCCGACCTGTGGTCACTCGGCGGTCTGCTGTACGCGGCCGTCGAAGGCGCGCCGCCGTATGACAAGGGTTCGGCGATCGCCACGCTCACCGCGGTGATGACCGAGCCGCTGGAGGAGCCCAAGCACGCGGGCCCGCTCAAGGACGTCATCTACGGCCTGCTCACCAAGGACCCCACCAAGCGGCTCGACGACGCCGGGGCCCGGGCCATGCTCAACGCGGTGGTCCACGCACCCGAACCGGAACCGCAGGACGCCACCCGGGTGGTGCCGCTGCCCGCCCTGCCGGACGCCGCCGAGGGAAGGACGGCCGAGCAGACCGCCCAGAAGCGCGGCGGGGAGCCGCGTCCGGTCCGTCCTGCGGCCGGCGCGGCCACGTCCTCGGTGCGGACGCAGGGCGGGGCCGGCACGACCGCGGCGGGTGCCGCCGGCCCGGCCGACGACGGAGCGCGACCCGCCCCCACGTCGGGACGGCCGGGCGCGGGATCCGCGACGAGACCGGTCGGTCCGGCATCCGGGTCCGTCGCGGCACCCGACCCCGGCCCGTCCAAGGCGAGTTCGGGCTGGCCGGTGGTGCCGCCGCCGGAACTGGATCTGCCGCCACGACCGGCGCCGAGGGCCCCGCTGACCGACGTGGTGTCCAAGCGCACGCTGGCGATCGTCTCGGTGGTGGTCGTCCTCGCGGTGCTTGGGGCCGTTCTGGTCATCGTGCTGGGCGGTGGCAAGGGCACCAGCGGCAAGAGCGGCAGGAACGGTGGGGCCGGGGCGGCGGCCAGCGCCGGTGCATCCACCAAGCGGGACGAGAGCACGCCCGGCGCGGGCAGCGGTGCACAGGCCGACGGAGCGGGTTCGACGTCCGCGAGCACCGGCTCGGCGTCGGACGCTGCGATGGACGTCAGCGCGAGCGGGTCCGCTGACGCGTCCAGCACGCCCGGTTCCAAGGGTTCCGGCGGCGCGCCGGTGGTGTCGACCCGCCAGGGCAGCCAGGGGTACTCGATCGGGTTGCCCGAGGGGTGGAAGTACCAGGCCACCGACGGTGGAGGGGACCGCTACACCGGGCCCGCGGGGCAGAAGCTGCTCATCGGCTGGACCAGTACGCCCAAGGACGACCCGGTGGCGGACTGGCAGAACCAGGAGCGCGGCATGGTGCGCGCCCAGTACAAGAAGGTCCGCATAGAGAAGGTGGACTACCGCGGCTGGAACACGGCCGACTGGGAGTTCACTTACGTCGACGGCGGCACCAAGTACCGCACCATCGACCGGGGGTTCGTGGTCGGCGGCCGGTACGGGTACGCGTTGATGTACACGGCGAAGGCCGCCAACTGGGACACCGCACTGCGCAAGGACTCCTGGAAGACCCTGCAGACGTCCTTCGAACCCAAGTCATAG
- a CDS encoding protein kinase codes for MDDYAGRVLADRYRLPQPPSDEYELTETRAFDTYSGQEVLVRQVALPEVVEAEVLDAEGLPEGFTARARGARPAAPRTATRRPADPVVRRAIEAAQAAASIPDHPRLDQVFDVFAEGGSLWIVSELVTARPLAELLAERPLTPYRAAEVASDVLMALRVLHAHGWVHRNVTGRTVLVCDDGRVMLTGLAVGAAEEALCGYDPVPVRQELPDPAEDGAGTSGVVPAAGAGTGDGPALPAQTGPSGSSRAPEDASGRSGPTGPTGPAGSGGRTDVTAHGGGVPSADAGPETARRAAIQARAAGRPAVHTANGAPRENHAPSPAGQRAMDEGADVRAARAGAIAAYRAGARAAARVAQQDGLVALPGARPAAEGGAGADPLGGAAQTPFPAGPGGPTPPGRAADHEAVQGAPWHGASPRSAPGGTSPSLGRAAPAPRTAALQPQAPEPSVLPAQSPAGWDDQGAGNGVRRGPATALAAERARQMRMTVVGPVTERWAPEQAGPVHENWQLAAPVGPVTDLWALGALLFRAVQGHAPYPEESTAELVQLVCAEPPAFAEECGPLRPVVESLLRQDPTERPDVEELSGWLRSLVRSAPEPEAGTHVVPVPPAAPNRLPIVRRRGELVRRRRAGLPAAHPHGRHKRAREDRHNSVQEEGGSPRRLGRLLLLLILLLLAAAISFAMLFLPKRQGNGAAANGAAAGDRTGVAGQASSAPAHSPEPSSGQSTPGGDSTESAPATETQTGGDPVIADGFTLRKDPGGFQVAVAKGWVRRPKNGSGQVVFTHGNFELIVVAGRDDASSYGSDPMAYQRDKERELQPYRDSSWATATGLRTIEVGGRTMAEGQFTWSDGRGHNLFVRNMAILLDGRYHILQVRGPEADRDEVTRLYEQATATYRFTR; via the coding sequence GTGGACGACTACGCGGGACGGGTGCTCGCCGACCGCTACCGCCTGCCGCAGCCACCCTCCGACGAGTACGAACTCACCGAGACGCGCGCCTTCGACACCTACAGCGGCCAGGAAGTGCTCGTCCGTCAGGTGGCGTTGCCCGAGGTCGTCGAGGCCGAGGTGCTCGACGCCGAGGGTCTGCCCGAAGGGTTCACCGCGCGTGCGCGCGGGGCACGACCGGCGGCGCCACGGACTGCGACGCGACGGCCCGCCGACCCCGTGGTGCGGCGCGCCATCGAAGCCGCCCAGGCAGCGGCCAGCATCCCCGACCATCCACGCCTGGACCAGGTCTTCGACGTGTTCGCCGAGGGCGGTTCCCTCTGGATCGTCAGCGAGCTGGTGACCGCTCGCCCGTTGGCCGAGCTGCTCGCCGAGCGGCCGCTGACGCCCTACCGGGCGGCCGAGGTGGCCTCCGATGTGCTCATGGCGCTGCGGGTACTGCACGCCCACGGCTGGGTGCACCGCAACGTCACCGGCCGCACCGTCCTGGTCTGCGACGACGGCCGGGTGATGCTCACCGGCCTGGCAGTCGGCGCGGCGGAGGAGGCGCTCTGCGGATACGACCCGGTGCCGGTCCGTCAGGAGCTGCCGGATCCGGCGGAAGACGGCGCGGGGACGTCGGGGGTCGTCCCTGCTGCGGGTGCAGGCACCGGCGACGGTCCCGCACTGCCCGCGCAGACCGGGCCCTCGGGGAGCAGCCGCGCTCCGGAGGACGCTTCCGGACGCTCCGGCCCGACCGGCCCGACCGGCCCGGCTGGTTCCGGCGGCCGAACGGACGTGACCGCGCACGGGGGTGGTGTTCCGTCCGCGGACGCCGGCCCCGAGACCGCGCGCCGGGCTGCCATCCAGGCGCGGGCGGCCGGACGGCCGGCGGTTCACACGGCGAACGGTGCTCCCCGGGAGAACCACGCGCCCAGTCCGGCCGGACAACGGGCTATGGACGAGGGTGCAGACGTCCGTGCGGCTCGGGCCGGGGCCATCGCCGCGTACCGCGCGGGTGCCCGTGCCGCCGCCCGGGTGGCCCAGCAAGACGGCCTCGTAGCCCTGCCCGGGGCACGCCCGGCCGCTGAGGGCGGCGCGGGCGCCGACCCGCTCGGCGGTGCGGCACAGACACCGTTCCCCGCGGGGCCGGGCGGCCCGACGCCTCCCGGGCGGGCGGCTGACCACGAGGCGGTGCAGGGCGCACCGTGGCACGGCGCCTCACCGCGTTCCGCGCCCGGAGGTACGTCCCCCTCCCTGGGCAGGGCCGCCCCCGCCCCGAGGACCGCTGCCCTACAGCCCCAGGCTCCCGAGCCCTCCGTGCTCCCCGCACAGTCGCCCGCGGGCTGGGACGACCAAGGCGCGGGAAACGGCGTGCGCCGAGGCCCCGCGACCGCGCTCGCTGCCGAGCGAGCACGGCAGATGCGGATGACCGTCGTGGGACCGGTGACCGAGCGGTGGGCGCCGGAGCAGGCCGGGCCGGTGCACGAGAACTGGCAACTCGCGGCCCCGGTCGGCCCGGTCACCGACCTGTGGGCACTGGGCGCGCTGCTGTTCCGGGCGGTACAGGGGCACGCGCCGTACCCGGAGGAGTCGACGGCCGAACTGGTGCAACTGGTGTGCGCCGAGCCCCCCGCGTTCGCCGAGGAATGCGGTCCGCTCCGCCCGGTCGTGGAGTCGCTGCTCCGTCAGGACCCCACGGAACGGCCTGACGTCGAGGAACTGAGCGGCTGGCTGCGCTCACTGGTGCGGTCCGCGCCCGAACCGGAAGCCGGCACTCACGTCGTCCCCGTCCCGCCGGCCGCCCCGAACCGGCTGCCGATCGTTCGACGCCGCGGCGAGCTGGTGCGGCGGCGCCGTGCCGGGCTGCCCGCGGCCCATCCCCACGGCCGGCACAAGCGGGCCCGGGAGGACCGGCACAACAGCGTCCAGGAGGAAGGAGGTTCGCCACGTCGACTCGGCCGGCTCCTGCTCCTGCTGATCCTGCTCCTGCTGGCCGCAGCGATTTCCTTCGCCATGCTGTTCCTGCCCAAGCGGCAGGGGAACGGCGCCGCGGCAAACGGCGCTGCGGCAGGCGACCGTACCGGCGTGGCAGGGCAGGCGAGTTCCGCCCCCGCACACTCGCCGGAACCGTCGTCCGGGCAGAGCACGCCGGGGGGCGACTCCACTGAGTCGGCACCGGCCACCGAGACGCAGACCGGAGGCGACCCCGTCATCGCCGACGGCTTCACCTTGCGCAAGGATCCCGGCGGCTTCCAGGTCGCCGTCGCCAAGGGCTGGGTCCGCAGGCCGAAGAACGGCAGTGGTCAGGTGGTCTTCACGCACGGGAACTTCGAACTGATCGTCGTGGCAGGGCGGGACGACGCGTCGAGCTACGGCAGCGACCCGATGGCCTACCAGCGGGACAAGGAGCGCGAACTCCAGCCGTACCGGGACTCCAGTTGGGCCACCGCCACCGGCCTGCGCACCATTGAGGTGGGCGGACGGACCATGGCTGAGGGGCAGTTCACCTGGTCGGACGGCCGGGGACACAACCTCTTCGTGCGCAACATGGCGATCCTGCTCGACGGCCGCTACCACATCCTCCAAGTCCGGGGCCCCGAGGCCGATCGTGACGAGGTGACGAGGTTGTACGAGCAGGCCACGGCGACGTACCGTTTCACCCGTTGA